CCACAATGAGCGACAAAGTCGCCACAAGAGACCAACACGTTTCGCCGTTTGAGCGAATCCGGCGCACGAACGAGGCCGGGGCGGAATCTTGGTCGAGTCGCGATTTTTCGCATATTTTGGGCTACACGAAGTACAGCAATTTTGAACAGGTCATGCAGAAGGCAAAATTGGCCTGTTTTAACAGTGGCCATCGGATTGATGACCATTTTGCCGATATCGGCAAAATGGTGGACATTGGCAGTGGCGCACAGCGTGAAATTTCAGAAACGGTTCTCTCCCGCTATGCCTGCTATCTCATCATCCAGAACGCAGATCCTACCAAGGAAATCGTAGCGCAGGGCCAGACATACTTCGCGATCCAGACGCGCCGGCAGGAGATCAGCGACCAGGCGACCGAAGGCGAACGTCGTCTCCTCCTGCGCGACGAGATGCGGACTCACAATGTCCGCCTGGCGGGAGCGGCGAAGGAGGCCGGCGTCATCGAGCCGCGCGATTATGCCATCTTTCAAAATCACGGCTACATGGGGCTCTACGGCGGGTTGACGATGCCGGATATCCGCCGCCGGAAGGGGTTGAAGGAAAGCCAGCAAATCCTCGATCACATGGGGAGCACGGAGCTTGCCGCCAATCTCTTCCGTGCGACTCAGACCGAGGAGAAGTTGAGGCGCGAAAAAATCCGCAACAAGGAAGCTGCGCACAGGACGCATCATGATGTCGGTGTGAAGGTCCGTCAGACAATCCGGGAACTCGGCGGGACGATGCCGGAGAATCTCGCGCCGGCAGAGAGTATCAAGAAGTTGGAATCCAAAAGACGCAAGTCGCTGAAGGCAGGAAAATAGACCC
This sequence is a window from bacterium. Protein-coding genes within it:
- the dinD gene encoding DNA damage-inducible protein D; the encoded protein is MSDKVATRDQHVSPFERIRRTNEAGAESWSSRDFSHILGYTKYSNFEQVMQKAKLACFNSGHRIDDHFADIGKMVDIGSGAQREISETVLSRYACYLIIQNADPTKEIVAQGQTYFAIQTRRQEISDQATEGERRLLLRDEMRTHNVRLAGAAKEAGVIEPRDYAIFQNHGYMGLYGGLTMPDIRRRKGLKESQQILDHMGSTELAANLFRATQTEEKLRREKIRNKEAAHRTHHDVGVKVRQTIRELGGTMPENLAPAESIKKLESKRRKSLKAGK